The following proteins are co-located in the Halictus rubicundus isolate RS-2024b chromosome 1, iyHalRubi1_principal, whole genome shotgun sequence genome:
- the LOC143360888 gene encoding dopaminechrome tautomerase, with protein sequence MKSLTFLLMVLVTVTLCHEPFQVIFQWNTIDVVWPNEEERQYAVAHDEYIPANNFIAGIKFWKGKMYLTIPRWKDGVPVTLGVTSATPVNKMTAPPLEAFPSWEMQKIGDCSAFQFVQSMEIDPMGRMWVIDSGRMSPLSVETKTTCPARLVILDLEKNGEILKTYEFPQHVARAGKAYLNDIVVDHEDGGMAYISDSDRDDPGIIVYSLQNNTSWKVRHDSMKAKPEAVRFMIAKTLINMPMPVDGIALSPASSQDRQLYYSPLSSFHLYSMPTSVLKNNMTNIDEYVKELGRKNSQSDGMIMSNTGVLYFGLLADDAVAMWDTKMSNSFTTGQRVISRDHERMQWPDTFAFDDSGSFYCVTNSLQNILNNRVNITAPNYRVVRSKTGLKSYQYLEDGNMPEQPEIPASTANRISLGLTMGLAVLLAVAIQ encoded by the coding sequence ATGAAGAGCTTGACCTTCCTGCTGATGGTCCTGGTCACCGTGACCCTGTGTCACGAGCCGTTCCAGGTGATATTCCAGTGGAACACCATCGACGTGGTGTGGCCGAACGAGGAGGAGAGACAGTACGCGGTCGCTCACGATGAATACATACCCGCCAACAACTTCATAGCGGGTATCAAGTTCTGGAAGGGTAAGATGTACCTGACGATCCCTCGCTGGAAGGACGGTGTGCCGGTGACGCTCGGCGTCACGTCCGCAACACCGGTGAACAAGATGACCGCGCCACCGCTCGAAGCGTTCCCGAGCTGGGAGATGCAGAAGATCGGGGATTGCAGTGCCTTCCAGTTCGTGCAGAGCATGGAGATCGATCCGATGGGTCGTATGTGGGTGATCGACTCCGGACGAATGTCTCCCCTGTCGGTGGAGACGAAGACCACCTGTCCGGCTCGCCTGGTGATCCTCGACCTGGAGAAGAACGGAGAGATCTTGAAGACGTACGAGTTCCCTCAGCACGTGGCTCGCGCGGGAAAGGCTTACCTGAACGACATCGTGGTCGACCACGAAGACGGCGGCATGGCGTACATCTCGGACAGCGACCGCGACGATCCGGGCATAATCGTGTACTCGCTTCAGAACAACACCTCGTGGAAGGTCAGACACGACTCGATGAAAGCGAAGCCCGAGGCGGTCAGGTTCATGATCGCGAAAACACTGATCAACATGCCGATGCCGGTCGACGGGATCGCGTTGTCCCCGGCCAGCTCGCAGGACAGACAGCTATACTACTCGCCGTTGTCCTCTTTTCATCTGTACTCGATGCCGACGTCCGTGCTTAAGAACAACATGACCAACATCGACGAGTACGTGAAGGAGCTCGGACGAAAGAACTCGCAGTCGGACGGCATGATCATGTCCAACACCGGGGTGCTGTACTTCGGACTGTTGGCCGACGACGCTGTGGCCATGTGGGACACCAAGATGTCGAACTCGTTCACCACCGGGCAGAGGGTCATCTCGAGGGATCACGAGAGGATGCAGTGGCCCGACACGTTCGCGTTCGACGACTCCGGCAGTTTCTACTGCGTGACCAACAGCCTGCAGAACATCCTGAACAACCGTGTGAACATCACCGCGCCGAACTACAGGGTCGTCCGGTCGAAAACCGGGTTGAAGAGCTACCAATACCTAGAGGACGGCAACATGCCGGAGCAACCGGAGATACCCGCTTCGACCGCTAACAGGATTAGCCTCGGCCTGACGATGGGATTAGCCGTTCTGTTAGCCGTCGCCATTCAGTAA